The following nucleotide sequence is from Hylaeus volcanicus isolate JK05 chromosome 3, UHH_iyHylVolc1.0_haploid, whole genome shotgun sequence.
TTCGCAAATAAACACTTTCTTCGCGTGATCTCGTCTTCGAAAAGTAATACCAAGTTACAACGTAGTATTTCAGTTCTGTTCCGATTGGAACGTATTCGCTAATTATTTCACTTACGTATTGTCCATAGACAGGACTGATAGCGAAGACGACCAATTCAAAGACTCCGAACACCAAGCCATATTCAGAGGCAGATGCACCCTTTCTCTCCGCCTGTGGACAACGAACAAATTTGAATCAAATAAAtcttaatactttatttttagataattattGATACCTTAGGTACGAAAAACAATCGATAAATCACTATGTAATTACGATGATTTAATCAGTCCATTTCATCTcgtatacaatatttaacagATATAAGAGTACAATGTCATACTATTATTTCTGATTATAACGAGCAAGCACGTatacttttaatgaaattgaaccATTGCTGACCCATCGATACTGGATATGCTCCACGATTCGTTATCACTCCGCATATCACTGTTTGGGCTGCAATTAACGCTCGTTTAGATAAAGCTGAATGAACTTTAGACATTTCACGCAGCGAGATTTACGAACCGAAATATTGGTTGTTGATAGAAATGGGTGctcgagatttttgaaaatagagGAAAGTAATCTTAATCGCATGTTTTCATTCGGTTTCGTCAGATTATCGTTTATTACGCGTAATTATACGCGATTTTTTGTCGGGGATAGACAAATTATGATacgaattttcgtttaacaTAACACGATAAGGTTTATCAAAGTTAATTCGCAGACACGCGTGTAGGCTCATCAAAGAAGATGCATACTGGTGGCAAAATCTTTTTCACGAggagatatatttatatgattaTGTCTAGCAATGGAAGACTAATTAAGATTGCTGCTGCATGTACTGAAATAACAGGCCTCAGCGATTATTAATAATCAGAGCCCGACAGTGTTTAGTAGACACCGCTGAACTTGCCGATAAACATCGTCGAAATACGTTGTTTAGAGTTACATGGCGCCAAAGTCTATTTCACAAGTGTCTGTTATAGTAAGATAGTAACCTTCAGTGATGTAAACCGAAGAACGTAACGATTGCTATGCAAGTATGACGCTTTTATGTTTGATAAATACATAGCTGCGTTGTTTGTATTCGACTGTGATGCTTCGAAAACGTCATTCTATCTTACAGTGAGCACGATTTAAGTCTGCAAGGTCATGGCAAGAAACGTAATTtcttcgagaaataaatataaactattttttaattgagatGCTACGAATGCTTGTCATCCCGAAtcagtttttttaataagacaACTCACCTCTTGAGGGTAGAATGGCGCCTGAAGTGAAACACAAATGGCGTTCGCGAAATCCGCGAGGCTGATGACTATCAGCGTGAGCCATTGTCTCTTAGTGAATTGAGCCATCATCGTTTAAAGTTGGCCTCTACCGATTCTTCGCTACCTTCCGAACCTCTTGTTCGACGCTTCACGCAAGAAATGAACTCCGTCGCATCACATTCACATCAGAGACAACGATGATTTCCAACGTTAGGCTTCCCCGTCGGTCCACTTATCACCGTTTTTATGAACAACGTACGCGTCGATCCGACACCTTGTCCTGGTGTGCCTTCGAGACCGTCGCTTCCGACGTTTGACGCGGCTGTGCGAGCTCTGACATAAGTTTAGTTTTCAGGCTACCAGAGttaaaataaaggaagacGACGAAGAGAAAGGGAGACAGAGACGCAGGGGTCGAGGGTCGAACGATACGTCCTACCATGGTTCTAATTCATTATCTGGCAACGTTGCTCGACTTCGACCAACTTGGACGTTTCGTCTCTCGTTTCACCAGATTGGGGTACGTTGCTCGACGAATTTTCATCGACGCGTTCCTTCCGAGATAAACGCCCTCTGCGTTCGCTCTGACGCAGATAAATAATGTCGAAAGGTGGGTGAAAGTATTTTCGAGGGAGTATCGTTAAGGGTTGCCAGACAGACGTTATTGCATCAACCCTCTAATCGTGCCGATGAAAGTACACCTCTTATCTTTATCGTCAGTTTAGTTTTTCTTCGGACACCTATCGTGTCTTTCGATACAGAATTGTTCACGTATTCGATGTCTAATTGAAATCGTCTGACGCAACATAAATTCAATGAGTTTTAGATACATTGACGGTGACGTATCACTGCCAGACCGTTTGAATGTACCTTGGTAAACAAGACCTAGAATTCTATAGTTAGAATATCTGTAAACTTATCTGTAAACAGCACGTTTCTCGGGCATAATCTGGATTCTAGAAACTGCTTGGGCTCGCATGACCAATCATATACCCGTGACACTGATAGATTTACTGCTTTATTGTTTTTCCCTTGATATTTACAATGACGTGATATACATTTTAAGGGAGCAAATACAGacgatatttacaaaatgtcGAATGGTATATACGCCAAACAGTGGCTCTCAATCTTTtggttataaacaatttttcagcGAAGattcctaaaataaaatatgtttttctcTTCGGcccaaatgaaataaacgttgCCTTAACAGTAATAAATCGTAGGTgtgatacaattatttttgttacattcaaaatgcaaaaataaatgagagaTCACtgcttattaaaattaacgataaatatACTACGCTGTACTTGAGCTTAAGCTCTAGCTTGTTTCGAAGACAGTGTTGGAATTTTGTTCGGTTCGCATAACCGAGGTTCTAccacagtaataataatataacggTACTTGtgatttctataataatattagataATTCTTGGCTAAAGCGCACACAAGTATCCTAACTTTTCTAAGAAAAAAGCACGTACATGTTTGCAAATTTAGTCTTAGTCCGTCAAAATACTCGATCGATTTGCGATCGTCCTTCGACTATGCGCAAACTCGTGGTCAATCTGGAATTCGAGCACGATGTTTCGAGAGTAGTAGCGAGTTTCTCGTCTTCGGGAGAGACGATCCGGGAAGCTACGTGTCGTGGAGCCATACTTTCAGCGGTACCTTGTTCAAGGCCTTGCCAAGAAAGTCCTTGAAATGTTTAGCGATGCTGGCGCTGGCAGCTGGTCGCATCTCTTCGATGATCTCTTTCGCGTTCTGGTTGAGAAACTGATTCATGGCCTGACCGATCACGTTGTTGCCGTTCAGCTGATCGATCACGCGAAATCGAGCACGACCCAAGCTGAAATCCACCAGCATTCGCGCCACTTTTAGATAACGAATCCCTTCCCTGACCTCCTCCTCGCCCTGCACACGTGCGATGGCCTGCACGTCACCTGcactcaaacatttttattttattatatatttattcgtccgACGCGACGACTCTCTTTGGCATAACTTGATGATTTACCGAAAAGTGCCCAAAAATCGCCGTGGCTCTGAATTGGGAAAAGAAGCACGTTCCCTGCTACCTCGTAGCGACCTTGAAGTTCGATCTTGGGGAAACCCAGGTGGAGATCGAGCCTGTACGAGGCTATATCGAGGCGAGTCTTGCTAATCGAATAGTTTCCCGCTCCTATGACGGTGATATTGGAGAACAGAGCTCTGATGCGCACTGCTCCTTGTCCATTCTCCATTCCAAGTTCCGGGATGATGAGTGGCTCGATTGGAGGTAGATCCAAATCGGGGATACCTGAACAAGTATTgcaatatgaaataaaaagtgttaAACTTGTTTTGCTTTTAGTGATTAATCATTTCGTTatttactaataatattacatacttACTTAATTGTAGATGCGAGAAAGCTAGCAGTTCAGGTAATAGTTTGAATTAGAGCACAGTTTTCTGAACGCTATCTTCGTTTGAAAACTTTAACGTAAACTTtgtcttaaaataaatatatttaccttTCAATAAATAGGGTTGAAGATGGTTCAACGTATTTTGGAAGCATGCCTCCACCTTAGGATCCGACCTGCTGCAGGGTAATATGTACTCGGCTGTGAAAAATagaatgttttaaaagaagattGATTTGTAGTAAACTCTTATCGCGTTTAACGTTACGCGGTCAACGGATCcgtgaaattttaacttcacGTAAAGTCACG
It contains:
- the LOC128873180 gene encoding uncharacterized protein LOC128873180 codes for the protein MKSSRMLGGRRLARSLLTLLFVQLVSCETEDTNTGLNEPDFETPEYILPCSRSDPKVEACFQNTLNHLQPYLLKGIPDLDLPPIEPLIIPELGMENGQGAVRIRALFSNITVIGAGNYSISKTRLDIASYRLDLHLGFPKIELQGRYEVAGNVLLFPIQSHGDFWALFGDVQAIARVQGEEEVREGIRYLKVARMLVDFSLGRARFRVIDQLNGNNVIGQAMNQFLNQNAKEIIEEMRPAASASIAKHFKDFLGKALNKVPLKVWLHDT